The Acidobacteriota bacterium genome includes a region encoding these proteins:
- a CDS encoding L-threonylcarbamoyladenylate synthase — MVKRALAEGRVLAVPTESSYGLAVDPRSAVGVEAIYRIKERERGKPLPVVAADLMQALELGVESNEAVGRAAVHWPAPLTVVAPLRPGVSVPAAAGGGTLAVRVPAHERLRGLLRALGHPLTATSANRSGEPAICERVALEVILRGTHALIVGGETTPGGPPSTVVSWSSAGLRVLRRGRFDL, encoded by the coding sequence GTGGTGAAACGAGCGCTGGCCGAAGGTCGCGTACTCGCCGTTCCCACGGAGTCGTCTTACGGTCTTGCGGTGGATCCGCGTTCCGCGGTGGGTGTCGAAGCGATCTATCGGATCAAGGAGCGGGAGCGGGGCAAGCCGCTGCCGGTGGTGGCTGCGGATCTGATGCAGGCGCTTGAATTGGGCGTTGAGTCGAACGAGGCGGTGGGCAGGGCGGCGGTCCACTGGCCGGCGCCCTTGACCGTGGTGGCTCCGCTTCGGCCCGGTGTGTCCGTGCCGGCGGCAGCGGGCGGCGGGACTCTGGCGGTGCGGGTACCGGCGCACGAGCGGCTCCGGGGGCTGCTCCGGGCGCTGGGCCATCCGCTCACGGCGACGAGCGCGAACCGGAGCGGGGAGCCGGCGATCTGCGAGAGGGTGGCGCTCGAAGTGATTCTCAGGGGCACGCACGCCCTCATCGTCGGCGGGGAAACGACGCCCGGAGGGCCGCCATCCACCGTGGTATCTTGGAGTTCCGCCGGCTTGCGGGTGTTGCGCCGCGGGCGCTTCGATCTCTGA
- the recN gene encoding DNA repair protein RecN — translation MLRSLYVQNLAVIERAELQFGPGLNVVTGETGAGKSLITGSLSLLAGGRASSDTIRTGADTLVISGVFEPSASDWRRLLEEAGVPAEGDELLVRREVTRAGRNRVFVNDHPVTLRLLSAVTRRLIRIFGQRDELGMLSPELQRAWLDRSGCDPVAALVSSCGSAYEAYREAADRLERLSGDDQLRLERIDLLKFQTSEIDAAHLLAGEDEDLRAEREVLRHAEAIASALHQALALLSEDEQAVDSRLAQARRALQDIARWQTEAGDWADTVAEAATLVNDVTAELRSRAAGSDSDPRRLDRVEERLSVIERLTRKYGGGSGDVLEHGRRLAEELLELETADVRRDEVERLAAACLAEYRARAKTLSRTRRELGAALRRDVLRHLRDLALERAAFDVEIGCASHPDSPLEIGGERVAFGRRGFDQVIYRFSANPGEELRPLSRVASGGELARLFLALQTAVRGSGPAAGSTLVFDEVDAGLGGAEAAIVGGKLKGLARGGQILAVTHLPQVASRGDRHLEVRKEVRAGRTRVDVRRLDDERRVEEVARMLAGEEITETARSAAEELLAGASVD, via the coding sequence GTGCTGCGCTCGCTGTACGTGCAGAACCTGGCCGTGATCGAGCGGGCGGAGCTTCAGTTCGGGCCGGGTCTGAACGTGGTCACGGGGGAGACGGGCGCGGGCAAGTCCCTGATCACGGGTTCGCTGTCCCTGCTTGCCGGGGGGCGCGCCAGTTCGGACACGATCCGCACGGGCGCCGACACACTGGTGATCAGCGGCGTCTTCGAGCCCTCAGCCAGCGACTGGCGGCGGCTGCTCGAAGAAGCCGGCGTGCCGGCGGAAGGGGACGAACTCCTGGTCCGCCGCGAGGTCACCCGCGCGGGCCGCAACCGGGTGTTCGTCAACGACCACCCGGTGACGCTGCGCCTTCTCTCCGCCGTGACCCGGCGTCTGATCCGGATCTTCGGGCAGCGCGACGAACTCGGCATGCTGTCGCCGGAACTCCAGCGGGCCTGGCTCGACCGGTCGGGCTGCGATCCGGTTGCGGCACTCGTCTCGTCCTGCGGCAGTGCCTACGAGGCCTACCGCGAGGCGGCCGACCGGCTCGAGCGCCTGAGCGGTGACGATCAGCTTCGCCTGGAGCGGATCGACCTGTTGAAGTTCCAGACTTCGGAGATCGACGCCGCGCATCTGCTGGCCGGCGAGGACGAAGATCTGCGGGCCGAACGGGAAGTGCTGCGCCACGCGGAGGCGATCGCGAGCGCCCTGCACCAGGCGCTCGCCCTGCTCAGCGAGGACGAACAGGCCGTCGACAGCCGACTCGCTCAGGCCCGAAGGGCGCTTCAGGACATCGCGCGCTGGCAAACCGAAGCCGGAGACTGGGCTGACACTGTGGCCGAAGCGGCCACGCTGGTGAATGACGTGACGGCCGAACTGCGCAGCCGGGCGGCCGGTTCCGATTCCGATCCCAGGCGTCTGGACCGGGTCGAGGAGCGCCTGAGCGTGATCGAGCGGCTGACCCGGAAGTACGGCGGGGGCAGTGGCGACGTGCTGGAGCACGGCCGCCGCCTTGCCGAGGAACTGCTCGAACTGGAGACCGCGGACGTTCGCCGGGACGAAGTAGAGCGGCTGGCCGCCGCCTGTCTCGCGGAGTATCGCGCGCGTGCCAAAACCCTGTCCCGCACGCGCCGCGAACTCGGCGCCGCCCTCAGGAGGGACGTCCTACGGCACCTCCGGGATCTGGCGCTCGAGCGGGCCGCGTTCGACGTCGAGATTGGCTGCGCGTCGCACCCCGATAGCCCGCTGGAGATCGGCGGCGAGCGGGTGGCTTTCGGCCGTCGTGGTTTCGACCAGGTGATCTACCGCTTCAGTGCCAACCCGGGGGAAGAGCTTCGTCCGCTGTCGAGGGTCGCCTCGGGCGGCGAGTTGGCGCGCCTGTTCCTGGCGCTTCAGACTGCCGTTCGCGGAAGCGGCCCGGCGGCGGGATCGACGCTCGTCTTCGACGAGGTCGACGCGGGCCTGGGCGGCGCCGAGGCGGCGATCGTCGGTGGCAAGCTCAAGGGCCTCGCCCGCGGCGGCCAGATCCTGGCCGTGACCCACCTGCCGCAGGTGGCGAGCCGAGGCGACCGGCACCTCGAAGTCAGAAAGGAAGTGCGAGCCGGTCGGACGCGGGTCGATGTCCGTCGCCTCGACGACGAACGCCGCGTGGAGGAAGTGGCCCGCATGCTCGCCGGCGAGGAGATCACCGAAACCGCCCGCTCCGCGGCCGAGGAGCTGCTGGCCGGCGCGTCCGTCGACTAG
- a CDS encoding 2-oxoacid:acceptor oxidoreductase subunit alpha: MTLPIAGQTAAGKAAEATVSDVVIRFAGDSGDGMQLTGTQFTNTSALIGNDLSTLPDFPAEIRAPAGTLPGVSAFQVRIADHDIHTPGDAPDVLVAMNPAALKANLRDLRDNGVIIVNTDEFTPRNLKRAGYESNPLEDDSLNAFRLYQVALTTMTRRALEESPLDVRSKDRCKNFLALGMVYWLFSRPLESTIDWLRVKFKRRPEIAEANVKVMKAGWNFCDITDAFQVRYDVEPAQLEPGIYRSIHGNSALAIGLVAASRRSGLPLFLGAYPITPASDVLHELATYKHFGVTTYQAEDEIAAVCAAIGASFGGSLGVSCSSGPGIALKAEGINLAVMVELPLLICDIQRGGPSTGLPTKTEQADLLQVMFGRNNESPVPVIAASSPANCFDTALEAVRMATTYMTPVILLSDGYIANGAEPWRIPQVEELPDLRIDFHQNAEGFMPYMRDERTLARPWAIPGTPGLEHRIGGLEKEDVTGNVNYEPENHDHMVRLRAEKVARIVNDIPDIEVDGPASGKLLVLGWGSTLGAITGAVNQARADGLTVSRAHLWHINPFPRNLGDVLDRFERVLVPEMNLGQLALLLRARYLKDIETYSKVEGKPFTRDEILHRIEDMAGGPS, translated from the coding sequence ATGACCCTCCCGATCGCAGGGCAGACGGCTGCTGGCAAAGCCGCCGAAGCAACCGTCTCCGATGTCGTCATTCGTTTCGCCGGCGATTCCGGCGACGGTATGCAGCTCACGGGCACGCAGTTCACGAACACGTCGGCGCTGATCGGCAACGACCTCTCGACGCTGCCCGACTTCCCGGCCGAGATCCGGGCGCCGGCGGGAACGCTGCCGGGGGTATCCGCCTTCCAGGTCCGCATCGCCGATCACGACATCCACACGCCCGGCGACGCACCGGACGTGCTGGTGGCGATGAACCCGGCCGCACTGAAGGCGAACCTGCGCGACCTGCGCGACAACGGCGTGATCATCGTGAACACGGACGAGTTCACGCCGCGCAACCTGAAACGCGCCGGCTACGAGTCGAATCCGCTCGAGGACGACAGCCTGAACGCGTTCCGGCTGTACCAGGTCGCCCTGACGACGATGACCCGGCGCGCCCTGGAGGAGAGTCCGCTCGACGTCCGCTCGAAGGACCGCTGTAAGAACTTCCTGGCACTGGGGATGGTCTACTGGCTGTTCAGCCGGCCCCTCGAGTCGACGATCGACTGGCTGCGGGTCAAGTTCAAGCGACGCCCCGAGATCGCCGAGGCGAACGTCAAGGTGATGAAGGCGGGCTGGAACTTCTGCGACATCACCGACGCCTTCCAGGTGCGGTACGACGTGGAGCCGGCCCAGCTGGAGCCCGGGATCTACCGCAGCATCCACGGCAACTCGGCGCTCGCCATCGGCCTGGTCGCCGCGAGCCGCCGCAGCGGGTTGCCCCTGTTTCTCGGGGCCTACCCGATCACCCCCGCCAGCGACGTGCTCCACGAACTGGCCACCTACAAGCACTTCGGCGTCACCACCTACCAGGCGGAGGACGAGATCGCCGCGGTCTGCGCCGCCATCGGCGCCTCGTTCGGCGGCAGCCTGGGCGTCAGTTGTTCGAGCGGTCCCGGGATCGCCCTCAAGGCGGAGGGGATCAACCTGGCGGTCATGGTCGAGCTGCCGCTCCTCATCTGCGACATCCAGCGCGGCGGACCGTCGACCGGCCTGCCCACGAAGACCGAGCAGGCGGATCTGCTGCAGGTGATGTTCGGACGCAACAACGAGTCGCCGGTACCGGTGATCGCCGCGTCCTCGCCCGCCAACTGTTTCGACACCGCGCTCGAGGCGGTTCGGATGGCGACGACCTACATGACGCCCGTCATCCTCCTCTCCGACGGCTACATCGCGAACGGTGCCGAACCGTGGCGCATCCCCCAGGTCGAGGAGCTGCCCGATCTCCGGATCGACTTCCACCAGAACGCCGAAGGCTTCATGCCCTACATGCGTGACGAGCGGACCCTCGCCCGGCCGTGGGCCATCCCCGGCACGCCCGGCCTCGAGCACCGCATCGGCGGACTCGAGAAGGAGGACGTAACCGGCAACGTGAACTACGAGCCGGAGAACCACGACCACATGGTGCGCCTGCGCGCCGAGAAGGTGGCCCGGATCGTGAACGACATCCCCGACATCGAGGTGGACGGGCCGGCGAGCGGCAAGCTACTCGTGCTCGGCTGGGGCAGCACCCTGGGCGCGATCACGGGCGCCGTGAACCAGGCCCGGGCCGATGGCCTCACGGTCAGCCGAGCCCACCTGTGGCACATCAACCCCTTCCCCCGCAACCTGGGCGATGTGCTCGACCGCTTCGAGCGCGTCTTGGTGCCGGAGATGAACCTCGGCCAGCTGGCCCTGCTGCTGCGGGCCCGCTACCTGAAGGACATCGAGACCTACTCCAAGGTCGAGGGCAAACCCTTCACCCGGGACGAGATCCTCCATCGAATCGAGGACATGGCCGGAGGACCGAGCTAG
- a CDS encoding VWA domain-containing protein translates to MTRSERPPAMQRRHRLLRISRILAVTMLLAAAASGQQQDLPEVFSEVVDVRVVNIEVVVTDRKGNRVHSLQASEFELLVDGEPTPIDYFTEIRDGFALEPGEGDVAAVPSLDPDTPVATNFLIYVDDFFSIERDRNRVLDRLEEDLGELGPADRVAAVAFDGSSVETLTAWTNSPGQLGEALDRARGRPAHGLERRSELRMVDSDRNSVEQFERSLTISRGLSSLASRAEIYYQEKLAEQLERSVLAAVATMRRFANQRGRKVMLLLAGGWPRSVKVYALGRPPVDDTEAIDSRVASEDELYGPLVSTANLIGFALYPVDVPAAAAGRRNPLKGRERQYQLRSTLQQLAARTGGVPMLAAQRDTALSRVVEDTRSYYWLGFEPQRHEDDAFHEIVVRAVGRSDLEVRTREGYVDMSRDREIAMTAEGALLFGDLPDALPLDVRLGAPVRVGRGRISVPMEVTIPLDEMEFLPAGDQSQSVLEVRVAVMDESGNRAEVSLERVPVVGPEQPQPGQIFYYETDLQLRRREHTVLVTVRDPLTGTTLSASREISPR, encoded by the coding sequence GTGACGAGAAGCGAACGGCCACCGGCCATGCAACGGCGCCACCGACTCTTGAGGATCTCCCGGATTCTCGCGGTGACCATGCTGCTTGCCGCCGCCGCGTCGGGCCAGCAGCAAGACCTGCCGGAGGTGTTCTCGGAGGTCGTCGACGTCCGGGTCGTGAACATCGAGGTCGTCGTCACGGACAGGAAGGGGAACCGCGTCCACAGCCTGCAGGCCTCGGAGTTCGAACTCCTGGTGGATGGCGAGCCGACGCCGATCGACTACTTCACGGAGATCAGGGACGGCTTCGCTCTGGAACCGGGCGAAGGAGACGTGGCCGCCGTGCCGAGTCTGGACCCGGACACGCCCGTCGCCACCAACTTCCTGATCTACGTCGACGACTTCTTCTCCATCGAACGCGACCGGAACCGGGTGCTCGACCGCCTGGAAGAGGACCTTGGGGAGCTCGGTCCGGCGGACCGGGTGGCCGCCGTCGCGTTCGACGGCAGCAGCGTGGAGACCCTCACCGCCTGGACGAACTCGCCGGGCCAGCTAGGGGAAGCGCTCGACCGGGCGCGCGGGCGGCCTGCCCACGGCCTGGAGCGCCGAAGCGAACTGCGGATGGTCGACAGCGACCGCAATTCCGTAGAGCAGTTCGAGAGGAGCCTGACGATCTCACGCGGCTTGAGTTCACTCGCGTCCAGGGCGGAGATCTACTACCAGGAGAAGCTGGCCGAACAGTTGGAGCGCTCGGTGCTGGCGGCCGTGGCCACGATGCGCCGATTCGCCAACCAGCGCGGCCGCAAGGTGATGCTGCTGCTCGCCGGCGGCTGGCCAAGATCGGTCAAGGTCTACGCGCTCGGGCGACCGCCCGTAGATGACACCGAAGCGATCGACTCCAGGGTGGCGAGTGAGGACGAACTGTACGGCCCCCTCGTTTCGACAGCCAACCTGATCGGCTTCGCGCTCTATCCGGTGGACGTGCCGGCCGCGGCAGCGGGACGGAGAAACCCACTGAAAGGCAGGGAACGCCAGTACCAACTGCGGAGCACCCTACAGCAACTGGCGGCCCGGACCGGTGGCGTGCCGATGCTCGCCGCGCAGCGGGACACGGCGCTGTCCCGAGTCGTCGAAGACACCCGCTCGTACTACTGGCTCGGCTTCGAGCCGCAACGGCACGAGGACGACGCCTTCCACGAGATCGTCGTACGGGCGGTCGGCCGCTCGGACCTCGAAGTGCGGACGCGCGAGGGCTACGTGGACATGTCGCGCGACCGGGAGATCGCCATGACCGCCGAAGGCGCTCTGCTGTTCGGCGATCTGCCCGACGCGTTGCCGCTCGACGTGCGGCTCGGGGCGCCGGTTCGTGTTGGGCGCGGCAGGATTTCGGTCCCCATGGAAGTGACCATCCCACTCGACGAAATGGAGTTCCTTCCCGCGGGCGACCAGTCACAGAGCGTGCTGGAAGTGAGGGTCGCGGTGATGGACGAAAGCGGCAACCGGGCGGAGGTGTCGCTCGAGAGGGTCCCGGTCGTCGGCCCGGAGCAACCGCAGCCGGGCCAGATCTTCTACTACGAGACGGACCTGCAGTTGCGCCGCCGGGAACACACGGTCCTGGTCACGGTGCGCGACCCCTTGACGGGAACCACCCTGTCGGCGAGCAGGGAGATCAGTCCAAGGTAG
- the coaD gene encoding pantetheine-phosphate adenylyltransferase, with protein sequence MSQRIGVFPGSFDPVHNGHLDLIERARRLFDVLYIAVLYNEQKQALFSVKERIGFLQVLLAGSDDCRVESFSGLLVDYAREKNATAVVRGLRSGADFDYELPMTLMNRRLAPGIDTIFLLPAPEWIFLSSRLTKEVGSLEGDLTGVVPPLVMEALSRKLG encoded by the coding sequence ATGAGCCAGCGGATCGGCGTCTTTCCGGGTTCCTTCGACCCCGTGCACAACGGCCACCTCGACCTGATCGAGCGCGCGAGGCGGCTGTTCGACGTGCTCTACATCGCCGTGCTCTACAACGAGCAGAAGCAGGCCCTGTTCTCCGTCAAGGAACGCATCGGCTTCCTGCAGGTGCTCCTCGCCGGATCGGACGATTGCCGCGTCGAGAGCTTCAGCGGTCTGCTCGTCGACTACGCGCGGGAAAAGAACGCGACCGCGGTCGTCCGCGGCCTCCGTTCCGGCGCGGACTTCGACTACGAACTGCCGATGACCCTGATGAACCGCCGCCTGGCGCCCGGCATCGACACGATCTTCCTCCTCCCCGCGCCGGAGTGGATCTTCCTCTCCAGCCGGCTGACGAAGGAAGTTGGCAGCCTGGAGGGCGACCTGACAGGCGTCGTGCCGCCGCTGGTGATGGAGGCGTTGAGCCGGAAACTCGGCTGA
- a CDS encoding 2-oxoacid:ferredoxin oxidoreductase subunit beta: protein MPTTEAPALTRKDFQSDQEVRWCPGCGDYAILAAVQQVFPDLGIPREKFVIVSGIGCSSRFPYYMNTYGFHSIHGRAPAVATGLKMTRPDLDVWVVTGDGDALSIGGNHLIHTLRRNVNIKILLFNNRVYGLTKGQYSPTSELGKRTKSTPHGSVDFPFNPLNVAIGSGATFVARSVDVFIPHLKAVLKRAAAHKGSAFVEVMQNCNIYNDKAFAALTDKTGRQQNGLYLEHGKPLVFGDNKDKGLRFTGTDFEVVQLGNGTTADDCLVWDEKHDNPSLAFQMASLSTGDGLGDYPVPLGVLRAIDAPTYDAGVIDQIDQISTTRPQTLDQLIHGTDTWTVDAGGTVHRGAN from the coding sequence ATGCCTACCACCGAAGCCCCGGCGCTGACCAGGAAGGACTTCCAGAGCGACCAGGAGGTCCGCTGGTGTCCAGGCTGCGGCGACTACGCCATTCTCGCCGCCGTCCAGCAGGTGTTCCCGGATCTGGGGATCCCACGCGAGAAGTTCGTCATCGTGTCCGGGATCGGCTGCTCCAGCCGCTTCCCGTACTACATGAACACGTACGGCTTCCACTCGATCCACGGCCGCGCCCCGGCCGTCGCCACGGGACTGAAGATGACCCGTCCGGACCTCGACGTCTGGGTGGTGACCGGAGACGGCGACGCCCTCTCGATCGGCGGCAACCACCTGATCCACACCCTGCGCCGGAACGTGAACATCAAGATCCTGCTGTTCAACAACCGGGTTTACGGCCTGACCAAGGGCCAGTACTCGCCGACCAGCGAACTCGGCAAGCGCACGAAATCGACGCCTCACGGCTCGGTCGACTTCCCCTTCAACCCGTTGAACGTCGCGATCGGCAGCGGCGCCACCTTCGTCGCACGCAGCGTGGACGTCTTCATCCCGCATCTCAAGGCCGTGCTGAAGCGGGCGGCCGCGCACAAGGGCTCCGCCTTCGTCGAGGTGATGCAGAACTGCAACATCTACAACGACAAGGCGTTCGCCGCCCTGACCGACAAGACGGGCAGGCAGCAGAACGGCCTCTACCTGGAGCACGGCAAACCTCTCGTCTTCGGCGACAACAAGGACAAGGGCCTGCGCTTCACCGGCACCGACTTCGAGGTCGTCCAGCTCGGCAACGGCACGACCGCGGACGATTGTCTGGTCTGGGACGAAAAGCACGACAACCCGTCCCTCGCGTTCCAGATGGCCAGCCTCTCGACCGGCGACGGCCTGGGCGACTACCCGGTGCCCCTCGGCGTGCTGCGCGCCATCGATGCGCCGACCTACGACGCCGGCGTCATCGACCAGATCGACCAGATCTCCACGACGCGGCCGCAGACGCTCGACCAGTTGATCCACGGCACGGACACCTGGACCGTGGACGCGGGCGGCACCGTCCACCGCGGCGCAAACTGA
- the proC gene encoding pyrroline-5-carboxylate reductase produces MTSKARQEAAPCGDRRVSVIGAGEMGRTLIGGWIETGVVDPASIFATAAHEPRIARVSESFGVEGAVDNRRAAEFGDTVLLAVKPQTADHVLSEIGDVLGPNQVLVSILASVSTAYIERRLPEGIPVVRAMPNTPSRVAAGMTALCAGRFASSEHVELAEQLFRPLGRTVVADEKHMDAITGLSASGPAFLYIVIEALAEGGVKAGLPRKMAIELAAQSCLGAGKMVIDTERHPALLKDEVTTPAGCTVDGILRLEEGGLRVTLIKAIIEAAARAAELVPDE; encoded by the coding sequence GTGACCAGCAAGGCAAGGCAGGAAGCGGCTCCCTGCGGTGATCGCCGGGTATCGGTGATCGGCGCGGGCGAAATGGGCCGGACATTGATCGGAGGGTGGATCGAGACGGGGGTCGTCGATCCGGCGTCCATCTTCGCGACCGCCGCCCACGAGCCGCGCATCGCGCGGGTTTCGGAGAGCTTCGGCGTCGAGGGCGCGGTGGACAACCGCCGCGCGGCCGAGTTCGGCGACACCGTTCTCCTGGCGGTCAAACCGCAGACGGCGGACCACGTGCTTTCCGAGATCGGCGATGTCCTCGGGCCGAACCAGGTACTGGTCTCGATTCTGGCCTCGGTGAGTACCGCCTACATCGAGAGGCGTTTGCCCGAAGGGATTCCGGTCGTGCGCGCGATGCCCAACACGCCCAGCCGCGTAGCCGCCGGCATGACCGCTCTGTGTGCCGGCCGCTTCGCTTCCTCAGAACACGTGGAGCTGGCGGAGCAGCTCTTTCGGCCGCTCGGGCGCACCGTGGTTGCCGACGAGAAGCACATGGACGCGATCACAGGGCTCTCCGCCTCGGGCCCGGCGTTCCTCTACATCGTGATCGAGGCACTGGCGGAGGGCGGCGTGAAGGCGGGGCTTCCGCGCAAGATGGCGATCGAACTCGCGGCCCAGAGCTGCCTGGGCGCCGGCAAGATGGTGATCGACACGGAGCGTCACCCCGCTCTGCTCAAGGACGAAGTGACCACGCCGGCGGGATGCACCGTCGACGGCATTCTGCGCCTGGAGGAGGGTGGCCTCCGGGTGACGCTGATCAAGGCGATCATCGAGGCGGCCGCGCGCGCTGCCGAACTCGTGCCCGACGAGTAA
- a CDS encoding VWA domain-containing protein has product MIDVRVVNVEVVVTDGQGNRVHGLEASDFELLVDGEPTPIDYFTEIEEGLALDSTDGDVAGVPGLGPNAPVGTNFLIFIDDLFSIERDRNRVLDRLEQDLGELGPTDRVAAVAFDGRSVETLTNWTNSASQLKEALDRARGRPAEGLARRSELGIVDSDRESVDQFERSLTIPRDVSSLASNAEVSYGETLSDQMERSVLAAVATMPQFADQPGRKVMLLLAGGWPRSVAIYAQQSLSRDRAPTDRRVMSEDRLYGPLVSTANLIGFSLYPVDLPGPARDFRGDASTGLGPDPRDGDVRATPGSLEREDSLHSTLHLLARSTGGVPMINAERDAALAAAVADTRSYYWLGFEPQRRDDEAFHEIVVRPVSRTDLTVRTREGYVDRSRDREIEMAVEAALMFGDPPGATPLDVRIGEPVRAARRRMSVPLEVAIPLDEIQLLPVAGVWQNELEVRVTAMDQEGNRADVSVDKVPIAGPSEPQPGQVFYYQTDLQLRRREHTYVVAVYDPLTGTSLTATGEISPN; this is encoded by the coding sequence GTGATCGACGTCCGGGTCGTGAACGTCGAAGTCGTCGTCACCGACGGACAGGGCAACCGCGTCCACGGTCTGGAGGCCTCGGACTTCGAACTCCTCGTCGACGGCGAACCGACTCCGATCGACTACTTCACGGAGATCGAGGAGGGCCTCGCCCTGGACTCGACGGACGGCGACGTAGCCGGAGTGCCGGGCCTTGGCCCCAACGCGCCGGTCGGCACGAACTTCCTGATCTTCATCGACGACCTCTTCTCCATCGAACGCGACCGCAACAGGGTCCTCGACCGCTTGGAACAAGACCTTGGCGAACTCGGTCCGACGGACCGCGTGGCCGCCGTCGCGTTCGACGGACGCAGCGTGGAGACCCTGACGAACTGGACGAACTCGGCGAGCCAGTTGAAGGAGGCGCTCGACCGGGCGCGCGGACGGCCCGCCGAGGGCCTGGCGCGGAGAAGCGAACTGGGGATCGTCGACAGCGACCGGGAATCGGTAGACCAGTTCGAGAGGAGCCTGACGATCCCGCGCGACGTGAGTTCGCTTGCGTCCAACGCGGAAGTCTCCTACGGAGAAACCCTGAGCGACCAGATGGAGCGCTCCGTGCTGGCGGCGGTTGCAACCATGCCCCAATTCGCCGACCAGCCCGGCCGCAAGGTGATGCTGCTGCTCGCCGGCGGATGGCCTAGATCCGTGGCGATCTACGCGCAGCAATCGCTGTCCCGCGACCGTGCGCCGACCGATCGCCGGGTGATGAGCGAGGACAGGCTCTACGGCCCCCTGGTGTCGACCGCGAACCTGATCGGCTTCTCACTCTATCCAGTGGACCTGCCGGGCCCCGCGAGGGACTTCAGGGGCGACGCGTCGACAGGTTTGGGCCCTGACCCCCGGGACGGCGACGTTCGCGCGACACCGGGTTCGCTGGAAAGGGAAGACAGCCTCCACAGCACACTGCACCTGCTAGCTCGCTCGACGGGAGGCGTGCCGATGATCAACGCCGAGCGGGACGCGGCGCTGGCCGCGGCGGTCGCGGACACACGCTCCTACTACTGGCTCGGCTTCGAACCGCAACGGCGCGACGACGAGGCATTCCACGAGATCGTGGTGCGGCCGGTCAGCCGAACAGACCTTACGGTCCGCACGCGCGAGGGCTACGTGGACCGGTCCCGCGACCGCGAGATCGAGATGGCGGTTGAAGCCGCGCTGATGTTCGGTGATCCACCGGGCGCCACACCCCTCGACGTACGGATCGGTGAACCGGTTCGGGCAGCGCGCCGCAGGATGTCGGTGCCCCTTGAAGTGGCGATTCCTCTCGACGAAATCCAACTTCTTCCGGTGGCCGGCGTGTGGCAGAACGAGCTGGAGGTGCGCGTGACGGCCATGGATCAGGAAGGCAACCGAGCCGACGTGTCGGTCGACAAGGTTCCGATCGCCGGACCGAGCGAACCGCAACCCGGCCAAGTCTTCTACTACCAGACCGACCTGCAACTCCGCCGGCGCGAGCACACCTATGTGGTCGCCGTGTACGACCCCCTGACGGGAACGAGCCTGACCGCGACCGGGGAGATCAGTCCGAACTAG